The Erythrobacter litoralis HTCC2594 nucleotide sequence TCGGCGAGCGGGTTGCGCAAATAGCCCTGCATCGCCGCCCCCGCCGCGCCCAGCCCCGCGCCGATCGTCACCGCCAGCACCGCGCGGGGCAGGCGCAATTCGGCGAGGATGACGGCGGCGTTGGGCGTGCTCGCCGGGTCGAGCCACACGCGCCCCGCCAGCAGCGAGAGCGGGAATGCAATGACGAGGAGAGCGAGAAAGAGACGTGTGGCGCGGTTCACCGGCGAAGCTCCGCCAGCCGTTCGAGCGCGCGAATTATGCTCGGCCCGCCGCAATAGAGCAGATTGGCATCGAAACGCTCGGTTCGCAGCTCGTTCAGCTGCCCCAAAGCCGGGTGCGTCTGCGCGCGTTCCTGTCCGGCGACGAGCAGCACGTCCGGCGGATCGACCAGCATCCGCTCGAGCGAAAGGTAATCCGCCTGTTGCAGCCCGCGCGCCGCGCTGTGGCTGGCGAGACCGGTATGCGCCATCAGCTCGCTCACCAGCGCGCCTTCACCCGGCACAATCCCCCCCGGCTGCCACAGTACAGCAGGAGTGGGATCTGCATCGCTCCGGGTCTCCTCCAGAGCGCCCTTGATCCGGGCGATCATGGCCCCGCCGCGCTCCGATTGCCCAACCGCATCGGCGAGATCGCGAACCTGCTGCAGACTGGCTTCTACCGAAGATGCCATGCCCAATTGCACGACCTCGATCCCCAGCCGATCGAATGCCGCCCGCGTGGCCGGGGCCATGAAGCTCGACCCGACCACGATATCGGGATCGAGCGCCACAACTTCCTCCACAGTGCCGCCCGTCACGGCGAACTCGCGTGCGCGATCGAGCTTCATCGAGGTGGACGCCGGGTCATGGCTGTAGTGGCTGATGGCGAGCAACTGCCCCGGCGCAGCAACCTCCGCGAGGATCGCGTCGGAGCACGGGTTGAGGCTGACGATGGTGGGTTCGCGGCCATTTCGCGCATCCGGCTGCTGCGGCGCGCACCCACCCAAGAGCGCCATTCCGGCGAGGGCGGAAACC carries:
- a CDS encoding ABC transporter substrate-binding protein, yielding MLRPGLAGIARSPWVSALAGMALLGGCAPQQPDARNGREPTIVSLNPCSDAILAEVAAPGQLLAISHYSHDPASTSMKLDRAREFAVTGGTVEEVVALDPDIVVGSSFMAPATRAAFDRLGIEVVQLGMASSVEASLQQVRDLADAVGQSERGGAMIARIKGALEETRSDADPTPAVLWQPGGIVPGEGALVSELMAHTGLASHSAARGLQQADYLSLERMLVDPPDVLLVAGQERAQTHPALGQLNELRTERFDANLLYCGGPSIIRALERLAELRR